From the Bacteroidia bacterium genome, the window GCTGTTGCCGAAGCCGAACATAAGTGTGGCGGCAATATAAAATCTGTACATGTTGGTATTGCAGGTCAGCATATCAAAAGCCTTCAGCACAGAGGCATGATAACACGTGGCAGCACCGATGATGAAATCAGCCAGCGTGATATTGATGCGCTGATTGATGATATGTATAAATTGGCCATGCCTCCTGGCGAAGAAATTATACACGTTATTCCACAAGAATTTATTGTTGACAATGAGCAAGGTATTAAAGATCCAATTGGTATGTCAGGTATCAGACTTGAAGCCAATTGTCATATCATTACAGGACTTGTAACAGCAGCAAACAATATTCATAAGTGTGTCATTAAAGCGGGACTCACACCTGCTGATTTAATTCTTGAACCTTTGGCCAGTGCAGAAGCAGTGTTAACCGAAGAAGAAAAAGAAGCAGGCATTGTGTTGGTAGATATTGGTGGTGGTACCACTGATGTTGCAATATTTCAGGACAATATTATTCGCCACACTGCAGTAATTCCATTTGGTGGTAATGTTATAACAGAAGATATAAAAGAAGGTTGCCACATTATCCGTAATCAGGCAGAATTATTGAAAATAAAATTCGGCTCTGCACTTGCAAGTCAGATGAAAGATAATGAAATTGTTTCAATACCGGGATTACGTGGTCGTGAGCCCAAAGAGATTTCTGTAAGAAATCTTGCAAGCATCATACAGGCTCGTGTTGAAGAAATTATAGAGCAGGTTTATTATGAAATCAAAACTTCGGGTTTTGAGAAAAAACTTATTGCAGGCATTGTAGTTACCGGTGGTGGTGCACAGTTGCGCCACATCACACAATTGATTGAATATATTACCGGCATGGATACCCGATTGGGCTATCCAAACGAACATCTGGCAAAGAGTGCAGAAGAAACCAAAAGTCCGATTTATGCAACCGGTGTAGGATTAGTGATTAAGGGTTTTCAGGACTTGGATAAACGCAAAGCTTCCGGAAAAACAACAGGTGCTGCTGAGAGCCATGTGCATCATAAAGGCTCCTGGTTTTCATCAATCCTTGGCTCAACAAAAAAAATATTTACTGACGATTCTGACGATAAAATAATTTAAAAAACATATTTCTTTAAACCAACAAAAATAAATTAACATGATGAACTTTGAATTTATGCCTAAAGAACTACCTTCCATTATCAAGGTGATAGGAGTAGGTGGGGGTGGAAGCAATGCAGTTAATCACATGTACAAACTCGGCATCAGAGGTGTTGATTTTGTAGTTTGTAACACCGATGCACAAGCTTTGGAGATGAGCCCTGTGCCACGCAAAATACAACTAGGACCAAGTCTCACAGAAGGTCGTGGTGCCGGATCTATTCCCGAAGTAGGCAAACAGTCGGCAATAGAAAATATAGATGAGCTAAAAGCAATTCTGAGTGATAATACCAAGATGGTTTTTATTACCGCAGGTATGGGTGGTGGAACCGGAACAGGTGCTGCTCCAATCATTGCAGGCGTTGCCCGCGAAATGGGTATTCTCACCGTTGGAATTGTTACTGTACCTTTCGCATTCGAAGGCCGAAAAAGAAAGCAACAGGCCGATGCCGGTATTGAAGAACTGAAAAACAGTGTTGATACATTGTTGATTATATGCAATGATAAATTGCGCGAAATTCATGGCAATTTAAAATTAAATACTGCCTTTGGTTATGCAGATAATGTGTTGGCTACCGCTGCAAAGAGTATTGCAGAGGTTATCAGTGTTACCCTACATATAAACGTTGACTTTGCCGATGTGCAGACTGTAATGCGCGACAGTGGCGTTGCCATTATGGGTGCTGCGCAATCTTCTGGCGAAGGTAGAGCCATTCGTGCTGCAGAGCTGGCACTCGACTCACCATTACTCAACGATAACAATATTGAAGGCGCACGTCATATTCTCCTGAACATCACTAGCGGTAAAGAAGAAATTACCATGGATGAAATGGGCGACATAACAGATTATATTCAGCAAAAAGCCGGACAGACAGCAGAGATAATTATGGGAGTTGGTGCCGATGATTCATTAGGCGATAAAATTTCTGTTACCATTATTGCCACAGGCTTTAATGCAGCTAAGGAAAAAAATAAGGAAGAAAAAATAAAACAACCGGAGAAAGTTATTTTAAATTTTTTTAGCGAAACACCATCAGCTGTTAGTACAGAAGCGAATGAAACTACTGTAGTGGAAGAGCCTGTGATTAATGAACCTGTTCTTATAACATTAGAGCAGGAGATTCCCGTTACATCAACAGAGTTTTTTGAAAAAGACAATACACCGGAGGAGATTGTTGCAGAAAACAATTCTCTTGAATTTGAGTTCACCGGATTTCCGAATGTAATTTCTTCGAATGAAGAGGTTAAAGAACCCGAAGCAACTTTAACTGATGATTCATCTGTTAACGAATTGCCTGAGCAATCGGAGATGTCGGTTCGCGAAGTACCATCACAGGAAAACCAAGCACCTGACAGCGATATCTACAAGCGCACTCGCGAAAGAATTGATGCTATGAAAAGCATGAATCACAGAATAACAAATCCACAGGTACTCAATGAAATTGAAAAAGAACCTGCTTATTTACGTAAGAACGTAAAATTGCAGAATGTTCTTTCTTCAGGCGATACAAACTATTCACGCTATTCACTCAATAATGATCAGGATAAAACACCTGGCCTTAGCAAAGGCAATAAATTCTTGCACGACAGACCTGATTAGTGTTTGATTACAACTTTTTTAAGCCGGAACAGGATTTTCCTGTTCCGGCTTTTTTTTGAAAAATATTTTAATACACGCTTCGAACATAACACCCAAAGCACTTTTAACCGCTCATCTCAATGTGAGTTTTTTAAGTACTACAACGTGCGCTTTTTACGCCAATGCTCACAAATTATGAGCTGATTGCCGCATTTCTAAATAGCCCCTTTCTTACTTTAAGCCCAATTTTTATACCCCACAACAAAAATTATTATGCAGATAATCAATATGATATAAAATATTTTAGTACTATGTGTTGCATGGTACTATTTAACATATATATCTTTGCATAATCATTTACTAAAAGAGTGAAGTCAAACAATAAAAAAACTAAAGAACGTGGGTAATCTCGAAAACACACAGTCGCAAATGCGCAAAGGAGTTTTGGAGTTCTGTATTTTATCCATCATATCAAAAGGAGAAGTTTATCCCAGCGATATTATCGAAAAAATGAAAGAAGCCAGACTCATTGTGGTGGAGGGAACACTATATCCATTGCTTACACGATTAAAAAATTCAGGCCTGTTATCTTATACCTGGATTGAAAGCAATGCAGGACCTCCCCGCAAATATTATAAACTAACACCTTTGGGAAAGGAACATTTAAAAGAATTAAAAAAAACATGGGATGAACTGGTTGACGCAGTTAGCCAGACCTATCAAAACTCAACTGAAGAATGAACAAGACAGTAACAGTAAACATCGGGGGCATAGTTTTCCATATAGAAGAAAACGCCTATGACATGCTTGGCAGTTATCTGCAGGCAATTCGCAACCATTTTATCATCAGCGATGGGCGCGATGAAATTATTCAGGACATAGAAAGCCGTATAGCTGAAATATTCCAACAAAACCTAGGCACGGCAAGGCAGGTGATTACTGCTGATGATGTGAA encodes:
- the ftsA gene encoding cell division protein FtsA, whose protein sequence is MAEQVTGNEVIVGLDIGTTKIAAIVGRRNEFGKIEIVGTGRAESVGVTRGVVANIEKTVGSIKQAVAEAEHKCGGNIKSVHVGIAGQHIKSLQHRGMITRGSTDDEISQRDIDALIDDMYKLAMPPGEEIIHVIPQEFIVDNEQGIKDPIGMSGIRLEANCHIITGLVTAANNIHKCVIKAGLTPADLILEPLASAEAVLTEEEKEAGIVLVDIGGGTTDVAIFQDNIIRHTAVIPFGGNVITEDIKEGCHIIRNQAELLKIKFGSALASQMKDNEIVSIPGLRGREPKEISVRNLASIIQARVEEIIEQVYYEIKTSGFEKKLIAGIVVTGGGAQLRHITQLIEYITGMDTRLGYPNEHLAKSAEETKSPIYATGVGLVIKGFQDLDKRKASGKTTGAAESHVHHKGSWFSSILGSTKKIFTDDSDDKII
- the ftsZ gene encoding cell division protein FtsZ, producing the protein MPKELPSIIKVIGVGGGGSNAVNHMYKLGIRGVDFVVCNTDAQALEMSPVPRKIQLGPSLTEGRGAGSIPEVGKQSAIENIDELKAILSDNTKMVFITAGMGGGTGTGAAPIIAGVAREMGILTVGIVTVPFAFEGRKRKQQADAGIEELKNSVDTLLIICNDKLREIHGNLKLNTAFGYADNVLATAAKSIAEVISVTLHINVDFADVQTVMRDSGVAIMGAAQSSGEGRAIRAAELALDSPLLNDNNIEGARHILLNITSGKEEITMDEMGDITDYIQQKAGQTAEIIMGVGADDSLGDKISVTIIATGFNAAKEKNKEEKIKQPEKVILNFFSETPSAVSTEANETTVVEEPVINEPVLITLEQEIPVTSTEFFEKDNTPEEIVAENNSLEFEFTGFPNVISSNEEVKEPEATLTDDSSVNELPEQSEMSVREVPSQENQAPDSDIYKRTRERIDAMKSMNHRITNPQVLNEIEKEPAYLRKNVKLQNVLSSGDTNYSRYSLNNDQDKTPGLSKGNKFLHDRPD
- a CDS encoding PadR family transcriptional regulator, whose translation is MRKGVLEFCILSIISKGEVYPSDIIEKMKEARLIVVEGTLYPLLTRLKNSGLLSYTWIESNAGPPRKYYKLTPLGKEHLKELKKTWDELVDAVSQTYQNSTEE